From Lucilia cuprina isolate Lc7/37 chromosome 4, ASM2204524v1, whole genome shotgun sequence:
ATTTCATTACTTAAAAACACTTACACCCGATGATAGTACTATGGGACGTTTATTGTCTCGTATTAAAGACATGTATTGGTTGGATGGTGGGCATGGTGGTCAAAAGAATACATGGATTACATCCCGTAGCTTATTAGAAACCTTAACAAGAATgggtaaaaacaaataatatgcaaaaattctaaacatatTACTTAAtgggatatatttttaatttcatttagccATTAATATACATGTTCATTTAACACCATATCAAGTGCAAGACGATCGACGACCTTGGATAAGAAAAGAGGAGAAAACATTTACAGATCTTTTAAGACGTTTGGGCGCTCAAGTTACACGCCATTTACATTACGATAGTCAGACAGCCAATTTAATGACACATTTTGAAGTATTACAAGCATTTTGCCAGCATATACACAATcaaaatcaacaacagcaaTTACACTCGCAACAGTTGCAGCAGCAAGGAGGACAATTgacacaacaacaaacacataacAATGCACAAAACAATGATCAACAGCATCCACAGCCACAATCGCAGACGTCTGAAGAAAAGTGACATcgccaccatcatcatcatcatcaccaccgAAGACGTTCtaatcaccatcatcatcataattacCATAATCATCATCACCATGGCAAAGTGTCTTCATCAGCTACAGCTTCTTCTTctcacaaacaaaaacaacacaagcaacaacagcagcagcaacagcaacaacagaatCATATATTACATTGTATTGCTTCAGCTGCTGTTGCAGCAGCTTCATCATCTTCAACCACCACTAGCGGTTTAGCTGCCGCAGCAGCAGCTCTAATATCACAATCGACAGTGGCTGCAGTTGCCGCTGCTACGGCTGCTTCCTCAGTTAACTTAAATGTTACTTCACCTACGTCACTTGCATCGGCCACAGCATCATCCGTTACCAATTCAATTGTAAATATCAATCATCAaaatcatacaaatttttttaattatcaatcCTATCAAACACCCCAACGTTTTCGCCATAATtataatacaacaacagcaacactaTTGAAtaatacacaacaacaacagcaacaacaaacgcAACAACATCTTGCTACAACTACTACTGTTCATCAACATCACCACCAACAACAGCAGATGCAACAGCAATTATCCTCTAATGCAATTATAGGAATTAATTCTAATTCAAATTCCGTTGGTACAACTACAACTTCTTCAAATATTACTCATCATGcgcacaacaacaataataataataatcatcataATCATACTCACCAGTGTAAGTCCAAACGTAAGTTACAAAAGTTGTATTACACGCTGTGTCGTTGAATCTCTCGTTTGTTGCTCTTCATTTATTTaggtaaacaattaaatatttatacatattaaattgcgaattgtcattaaaaaaaaatgtgcgTTATATGCatatcttttttttctttttcatatacTTATTTACTTgagtatataatataattttaaataatttcattttcatttatttcattaaatataaattgattCCCTTTTATAGATGTTTTTTTGTTCCAgtgcaataaaaatttacaacatttttgtttttctaaacatttatgtgtataattacattaaaactgattttcttttactactaatttatatattttttctttgaagGTTTTCTCTAACGATTTCGTTGctaataattgttcaattcaaaaactttattaGAGAAGAACATAatcattaaaaactttaaaaatgctACAATGTATTGTAAttcaaaaatctttaattgttttcaatttacttGTGAAAATTGattcaatataaatatgtattacattTCTAACGTTACGTTCAATCTGTTCAACAAGATCTCTTCTTACAGATttctttagaattattttttttcttgaaactttaaatcaaattttatagaaataatcgGTATTTTACAAGTTCTTTAAAGATTACAGAAATTTATTGGTCACTTATAGACATCGTTAGTTGTTgactaaacatttttgaaaaatgtttttattttaaataagtt
This genomic window contains:
- the LOC124419717 gene encoding homeobox protein 5-like, which encodes HRHHHHHHHHRRRSNHHHHHNYHNHHHHGKVSSSATASSSHKQKQHKQQQQQQQQQQNHILHCIASAAVAAASSSSTTTSGLAAAAAALISQSTVAAVAAATAASSVNLNVTSPTSLASATASSVTNSIVNINHQNHTNFFNYQSYQTPQRFRHNYNTTTATLLNNTQQQQQQQTQQHLATTTTVHQHHHQQQQMQQQLSSNAIIGINSNSNSVGTTTTSSNITHHAHNNNNNNNHHNHTHQCKSKRKLQKLYYTLCR